A region from the Manihot esculenta cultivar AM560-2 chromosome 13, M.esculenta_v8, whole genome shotgun sequence genome encodes:
- the LOC110629556 gene encoding ATP-dependent DNA helicase Q-like 5 isoform X1 has translation MESDSDSDGSHISATPPRNSKPPTLPPPPPPQPLPQALSSSHRSRTRAQTSFGAENPPKSLTKSPPKPTQDEPAPNFSPLSTLPFQIRRPFIQNRPTVPISLSIETLPAGYFSKSASFSKIHRPSLNFESTENDCGPPKSAGANSTDCVSQGNKPNSFKKHPNLIGTNAPLPPAKLRKCSASEGNFVKLNMNRSKRKFMNKKATRKTGYGSSGFKSYRRSKRKQKAQSDADQEDGLICEITEKKPKRAKGSELIEEAVLAAQNNASDENLVRLLNVMYGFDSFRDGQLEAIKMVLDGKSTMLVLPTGAGKSLCYQIPAMLLQGITLVVSPLVALMIDQLKQLPPELQGGLLSSSQTSQEAAETFRLVKEGAIKVLFISPERFLNAEFLSNFSSISISLLVVDEAHCISEWSHNFRPSFMRLRAPLLRARLNVQCFLAMTATATSTTLNAVMSALEISSANLIQKPHLRDNLQLSVSLSGNRMKDLLRLIKSSPFMEVQSIIIYCKFQSETDIVSRYLCDNNISSKSYHSAISSKDRSRIQELFCSNKIRVVVATVAFGMGLDKSDVGAVIHYSLPESLEEYVQEIGRAGRDGRLSYCHLFFDDTTYYKLRSLSHSEGVDEYAVSKFLCQVFTNGKHGKICSLIKESASREFDMKEEVMLTLLTQLELGEVQYLHLLPELNVTCSLNFYKTTPVLLADKDIVVSAILKKSETRQGQYVFDLPTVSNSIGFTTIDLLNHIQNLKLKGEITYEVNNPAYCYSIVKVPEDFCSLSAHLTRWLSEVERLKVQKLDAMFNAAVFAVNDCKKMQGCSDSQHTHCLQRKILDYFREDGQCDISNPMHKSSPFLRADIKVFLQSNSQAKFTPRAIARIMHGIPSPAYPSTTWSKTHFWGRYTQIDFQVVMEAAKAELMNFVGKNAL, from the exons ATGGAATCCGATTCGGATTCCGACGGATCGCACATTTCTGCCACCCCTCCAAGAAACTCAAAACCACCAACActaccacctcctcctccaccacagCCACTTCCACAGGCTCTATCCTCCTCTCACAGATCCAGAACCAGGGctcaaacctccttcggcgcaGAAAACCCCCCAAAATCATTAACCAAATCACCTCCAAAACCCACTCAGGATGAACCTGCACCTAACTTCTCTCCTTTATCTACTCTCCCCTTCCAGATCCGTCGTCCGTTCATTCAGAACCGTCCCACAGTGCCCATTTCCCTTTCCATCGAAACCCTTCCTGCAGGCTACTTCTCAAAATCAGCTTCCTTCTCCAAAATCCATAGACCCTCTCTAAATTTCGAGAGCACTGAAAACGACTGTGGCCCTCCAAAATCTGCCGGAGCTAATTCTACTGATTGTGTATCGCAAGGAAACAAACCCAACTCATTTAAGAAGCATCCTAATTTGATAGGAACTAATGCGCCTTTGCCCCCTGCAAAATTGCGCAAGTGCAGTGCCAGTGAAGGTAATTTTGTTAAGCTAAATATGAATCGAAGTAAACGCAAGTTCATGAACAAAAAAGCCACAAGGAAAACTGGGTATGGATCAAGCGGCTTCAAATCTTATAGAAGAAGCAAACGAAAACAGAAAGCACAAAGCGATGCCGATCAAGAGGATGGTTTAATATGTGAAATTACGGAGAAGAAGCCGAAGCGGGCTAAGGGAAGCGAGTTAAttgaggaggcagttttggcagCTCAAAATAACGCGTCAGATGAAAATTTGGTGAGGCTGTTGAATGTGATGTATGGATTTGATTCATTTAGAGATGGGCAACTGGAAGCAATTAAGATGGTGCTGGATGGGAAGTCGACCATGCTCGTTTTGCCTACTGGTGCTGGTAAATCGCTGTGTTATCAGATACCCGCGATGCTTTTGCAAGGAATTACACTGGTCGTGAGTCCATTAGTGGCGTTGATGATTGATCAGTTGAAACAGCTGCCTCCAGAGCTTCAGGGTGGCCTTCTGAGTAGCAGTCAG ACATCCCAAGAAGCTGCTGAAACATTTAGGCTAGTCAAAGAAGGGGCCATAAAG GTGCTTTTTATTTCCCCAGAGAGGTTTTTAAACGCGGAATTCTTGTCAAATTTTTCTTCGATTTCTATATCACTACTTGTGGTAGATGAAGCTCACTGTATTTCTGAATG GTCACATAATTTCAGGCCCTCGTTCATGAGGCTTAGGGCACCTCTACTTCGTGCTAGACTCAATGTTCAATGCTTTCTGGCAATGACTGCAACAGCCACTAGTACAACTTTGAATGCTGTAATGTCCGCATTAGAGATTTCTTCTGCTAATCTTATTCAAAAACCCCACTTGAGAGACAATCTACAACTGTCAGTGTCATTGAGTGGAAATAG AATGAAAGATTTGCTGAGATTGATCAAATCTTCTCCCTTTATGGAAGTCCAAAGCATCATCATATACTGCAAATTCCAG TCTGAAACTGATATAGTAAGCAGATACTTGTGTGATAACAATATCTCTTCAAAG AGCTACCACAGTGCTATCTCTTCTAAGGATCGCAGCCGTATACAAGAGTTATTCTGTTCTAACAAAATTAGAGTG GTTGTTGCAACTGTGGCATTTGGAATGGGGCTTGACAAGAGTGACGTTGGAGCT GTAATTCATTATAGTCTGCCAGAAAGCTTGGAAGAGTACGTTCAG GAGATTGGACGTGCTGGACGGGATGGAAGGCTGTCCTACTGCCATCTCTTTTTTGATGATACCACTTACTACAAGCTTCGAAGTCTTTCACACAG TGAAGGGGTAGATGAATATGCTGTAAGCAAGTTCCTCTGTCAAGTCTTTACCAATGGCAAGCATGGGAAAATTTGTTCACTAATCAAAGAATCTGCTTCCCGTGAATTTGATATGAAAGAAGAG GTCATGCTCACACTTCTAACACAGTTGGAGTTGGGTGAAGTGCAATACTTGCATCTGCTTCCAGAGCTGAATGTAACTTGCTCCTTGAATTTCTATAAG ACTACTCCAGTGCTGCTGGCAGACAAGGATATTGTAGTTTCAGCAATCCTTAAAAA GTCTGAAACAAGACAAGGGCAATACGTGTTTGATCTGCCTACTGTTTCCAACAGCATTGGGTTTACAACTATTGATCTATTAAATCATATACAGAATCTAAAG TTGAAGGGAGAAATAACATATGAGGTTAACAATCCAGCCTATTGTTATTCAATAGTGAAGGTACCCGAGGATTTTTGCTCTCTCTCGGCTCACCTTACAAGATGGTTATCAGAAGTTGAACGTTTAAAG GTGCAAAAATTGGATGCAATGTTTAATGCTGCAGTCTTTGCTGTGAATGATTGTAAAAAGATGCAAGGCTGCAGTGACTCCCAGCACACACATTGCTTGCAAAGAAAGATTTTGGATTACTTTAGGGAAGATGGCCAATGTGACATCTCAAATCCAATGCATAAAAGCAG CCCATTTTTGCGAGCAGATATAAAG GTTTTTTTGCAGAGTAACTCACAGGCCAAATTTACCCCCCGCGCCATTGCTAGAATAATGCATGGCATTCCCAGCCCAGCCTACCCATCTACAACTTGGTCTAAGACTCATTTCTG GGGAAGGTATACGCAGATAGACTTCCAAGTGGTTATGGAAGCTGCAAAGGCAGAATTGATGAATTTTGTGGGGAAAAATGCGTTATAG
- the LOC110629584 gene encoding uncharacterized membrane protein YuiD produces the protein MGEMAGAASGSSAHNSVSSSSSSSSSSSSSSSFGSSLFNNYPLIAALIAFAIAQSTKLVTSWYKERRWDLKQLVGSGGMPSSHSATVTALAVAIGFQEGFGGSLFATALILACVVMYDATGVRLHAGRQAEVLNQIVYELPAEHPLAESRPLRELLGHTPPQVIAGGLLGIVTAIVGHIITLTSSYS, from the exons atggggGAGATGGCTGGTGCTGCATCTGGGTCATCTGCCCATAACTCTGTTTCTTCATCATCGTCATCGTCGTCGTCGTcgtcatcatcatcttcatttGGGTCTTCCTTGTTTAACAATTATCCTCTCATTGCTGCTCTCATTGCCTTCGCTATTGCCCAGTCTACCAAGCTCGTAACTTCCTG GTATAAGGAAAGGAGATGGGATCTCAAGCAACTTGTTGGGTCTGGTGGAATGCCATCATCCCATTCTGCTACTGTTACTGCACTTGCTGTGGCCATTGGGTTCCAGGAAGGCTTTGGAGGATCGTTGTTTGCAACTGCATTAATCTTAGCATGTGTT GTGATGTATGATGCAACTGGTGTAAGGCTACATGCCGGTCGCCAGGCAGAG GTCTTGAATCAAATTGTATACGAGCTTCCTGCTGAGCATCCTCTGGCAGAAAGCAGACCTCTACGTGAACTACTTGGTCACACTCCTCCTCAG GTTATTGCTGGTGGTTTGCTTGGGATTGTGACAGCAATCGTTGGTCATATAATTACATTGACAAGCAGTTATAGTTGA
- the LOC110629556 gene encoding ATP-dependent DNA helicase Q-like 5 isoform X3 — protein MESDSDSDGSHISATPPRNSKPPTLPPPPPPQPLPQALSSSHRSRTRAQTSFGAENPPKSLTKSPPKPTQDEPAPNFSPLSTLPFQIRRPFIQNRPTVPISLSIETLPAGYFSKSASFSKIHRPSLNFESTENDCGPPKSAGANSTDCVSQGNKPNSFKKHPNLIGTNAPLPPAKLRKCSASEGNFVKLNMNRSKRKFMNKKATRKTGYGSSGFKSYRRSKRKQKAQSDADQEDGLICEITEKKPKRAKGSELIEEAVLAAQNNASDENLVRLLNVMYGFDSFRDGQLEAIKMVLDGKSTMLVLPTGAGKSLCYQIPAMLLQGITLVVSPLVALMIDQLKQLPPELQGGLLSSSQTSQEAAETFRLVKEGAIKVLFISPERFLNAEFLSNFSSISISLLVVDEAHCISEWSHNFRPSFMRLRAPLLRARLNVQCFLAMTATATSTTLNAVMSALEISSANLIQKPHLRDNLQLSVSLSGNRMKDLLRLIKSSPFMEVQSIIIYCKFQEIGRAGRDGRLSYCHLFFDDTTYYKLRSLSHSEGVDEYAVSKFLCQVFTNGKHGKICSLIKESASREFDMKEEVMLTLLTQLELGEVQYLHLLPELNVTCSLNFYKTTPVLLADKDIVVSAILKKSETRQGQYVFDLPTVSNSIGFTTIDLLNHIQNLKLKGEITYEVNNPAYCYSIVKVPEDFCSLSAHLTRWLSEVERLKVQKLDAMFNAAVFAVNDCKKMQGCSDSQHTHCLQRKILDYFREDGQCDISNPMHKSSPFLRADIKVFLQSNSQAKFTPRAIARIMHGIPSPAYPSTTWSKTHFWGRYTQIDFQVVMEAAKAELMNFVGKNAL, from the exons ATGGAATCCGATTCGGATTCCGACGGATCGCACATTTCTGCCACCCCTCCAAGAAACTCAAAACCACCAACActaccacctcctcctccaccacagCCACTTCCACAGGCTCTATCCTCCTCTCACAGATCCAGAACCAGGGctcaaacctccttcggcgcaGAAAACCCCCCAAAATCATTAACCAAATCACCTCCAAAACCCACTCAGGATGAACCTGCACCTAACTTCTCTCCTTTATCTACTCTCCCCTTCCAGATCCGTCGTCCGTTCATTCAGAACCGTCCCACAGTGCCCATTTCCCTTTCCATCGAAACCCTTCCTGCAGGCTACTTCTCAAAATCAGCTTCCTTCTCCAAAATCCATAGACCCTCTCTAAATTTCGAGAGCACTGAAAACGACTGTGGCCCTCCAAAATCTGCCGGAGCTAATTCTACTGATTGTGTATCGCAAGGAAACAAACCCAACTCATTTAAGAAGCATCCTAATTTGATAGGAACTAATGCGCCTTTGCCCCCTGCAAAATTGCGCAAGTGCAGTGCCAGTGAAGGTAATTTTGTTAAGCTAAATATGAATCGAAGTAAACGCAAGTTCATGAACAAAAAAGCCACAAGGAAAACTGGGTATGGATCAAGCGGCTTCAAATCTTATAGAAGAAGCAAACGAAAACAGAAAGCACAAAGCGATGCCGATCAAGAGGATGGTTTAATATGTGAAATTACGGAGAAGAAGCCGAAGCGGGCTAAGGGAAGCGAGTTAAttgaggaggcagttttggcagCTCAAAATAACGCGTCAGATGAAAATTTGGTGAGGCTGTTGAATGTGATGTATGGATTTGATTCATTTAGAGATGGGCAACTGGAAGCAATTAAGATGGTGCTGGATGGGAAGTCGACCATGCTCGTTTTGCCTACTGGTGCTGGTAAATCGCTGTGTTATCAGATACCCGCGATGCTTTTGCAAGGAATTACACTGGTCGTGAGTCCATTAGTGGCGTTGATGATTGATCAGTTGAAACAGCTGCCTCCAGAGCTTCAGGGTGGCCTTCTGAGTAGCAGTCAG ACATCCCAAGAAGCTGCTGAAACATTTAGGCTAGTCAAAGAAGGGGCCATAAAG GTGCTTTTTATTTCCCCAGAGAGGTTTTTAAACGCGGAATTCTTGTCAAATTTTTCTTCGATTTCTATATCACTACTTGTGGTAGATGAAGCTCACTGTATTTCTGAATG GTCACATAATTTCAGGCCCTCGTTCATGAGGCTTAGGGCACCTCTACTTCGTGCTAGACTCAATGTTCAATGCTTTCTGGCAATGACTGCAACAGCCACTAGTACAACTTTGAATGCTGTAATGTCCGCATTAGAGATTTCTTCTGCTAATCTTATTCAAAAACCCCACTTGAGAGACAATCTACAACTGTCAGTGTCATTGAGTGGAAATAG AATGAAAGATTTGCTGAGATTGATCAAATCTTCTCCCTTTATGGAAGTCCAAAGCATCATCATATACTGCAAATTCCAG GAGATTGGACGTGCTGGACGGGATGGAAGGCTGTCCTACTGCCATCTCTTTTTTGATGATACCACTTACTACAAGCTTCGAAGTCTTTCACACAG TGAAGGGGTAGATGAATATGCTGTAAGCAAGTTCCTCTGTCAAGTCTTTACCAATGGCAAGCATGGGAAAATTTGTTCACTAATCAAAGAATCTGCTTCCCGTGAATTTGATATGAAAGAAGAG GTCATGCTCACACTTCTAACACAGTTGGAGTTGGGTGAAGTGCAATACTTGCATCTGCTTCCAGAGCTGAATGTAACTTGCTCCTTGAATTTCTATAAG ACTACTCCAGTGCTGCTGGCAGACAAGGATATTGTAGTTTCAGCAATCCTTAAAAA GTCTGAAACAAGACAAGGGCAATACGTGTTTGATCTGCCTACTGTTTCCAACAGCATTGGGTTTACAACTATTGATCTATTAAATCATATACAGAATCTAAAG TTGAAGGGAGAAATAACATATGAGGTTAACAATCCAGCCTATTGTTATTCAATAGTGAAGGTACCCGAGGATTTTTGCTCTCTCTCGGCTCACCTTACAAGATGGTTATCAGAAGTTGAACGTTTAAAG GTGCAAAAATTGGATGCAATGTTTAATGCTGCAGTCTTTGCTGTGAATGATTGTAAAAAGATGCAAGGCTGCAGTGACTCCCAGCACACACATTGCTTGCAAAGAAAGATTTTGGATTACTTTAGGGAAGATGGCCAATGTGACATCTCAAATCCAATGCATAAAAGCAG CCCATTTTTGCGAGCAGATATAAAG GTTTTTTTGCAGAGTAACTCACAGGCCAAATTTACCCCCCGCGCCATTGCTAGAATAATGCATGGCATTCCCAGCCCAGCCTACCCATCTACAACTTGGTCTAAGACTCATTTCTG GGGAAGGTATACGCAGATAGACTTCCAAGTGGTTATGGAAGCTGCAAAGGCAGAATTGATGAATTTTGTGGGGAAAAATGCGTTATAG
- the LOC110629556 gene encoding ATP-dependent DNA helicase Q-like 5 isoform X2 → MESDSDSDGSHISATPPRNSKPPTLPPPPPPQPLPQALSSSHRSRTRAQTSFGAENPPKSLTKSPPKPTQDEPAPNFSPLSTLPFQIRRPFIQNRPTVPISLSIETLPAGYFSKSASFSKIHRPSLNFESTENDCGPPKSAGANSTDCVSQGNKPNSFKKHPNLIGTNAPLPPAKLRKCSASEGNFVKLNMNRSKRKFMNKKATRKTGYGSSGFKSYRRSKRKQKAQSDADQEDGLICEITEKKPKRAKGSELIEEAVLAAQNNASDENLVRLLNVMYGFDSFRDGQLEAIKMVLDGKSTMLVLPTGAGKSLCYQIPAMLLQGITLVVSPLVALMIDQLKQLPPELQGGLLSSSQVLFISPERFLNAEFLSNFSSISISLLVVDEAHCISEWSHNFRPSFMRLRAPLLRARLNVQCFLAMTATATSTTLNAVMSALEISSANLIQKPHLRDNLQLSVSLSGNRMKDLLRLIKSSPFMEVQSIIIYCKFQSETDIVSRYLCDNNISSKSYHSAISSKDRSRIQELFCSNKIRVVVATVAFGMGLDKSDVGAVIHYSLPESLEEYVQEIGRAGRDGRLSYCHLFFDDTTYYKLRSLSHSEGVDEYAVSKFLCQVFTNGKHGKICSLIKESASREFDMKEEVMLTLLTQLELGEVQYLHLLPELNVTCSLNFYKTTPVLLADKDIVVSAILKKSETRQGQYVFDLPTVSNSIGFTTIDLLNHIQNLKLKGEITYEVNNPAYCYSIVKVPEDFCSLSAHLTRWLSEVERLKVQKLDAMFNAAVFAVNDCKKMQGCSDSQHTHCLQRKILDYFREDGQCDISNPMHKSSPFLRADIKVFLQSNSQAKFTPRAIARIMHGIPSPAYPSTTWSKTHFWGRYTQIDFQVVMEAAKAELMNFVGKNAL, encoded by the exons ATGGAATCCGATTCGGATTCCGACGGATCGCACATTTCTGCCACCCCTCCAAGAAACTCAAAACCACCAACActaccacctcctcctccaccacagCCACTTCCACAGGCTCTATCCTCCTCTCACAGATCCAGAACCAGGGctcaaacctccttcggcgcaGAAAACCCCCCAAAATCATTAACCAAATCACCTCCAAAACCCACTCAGGATGAACCTGCACCTAACTTCTCTCCTTTATCTACTCTCCCCTTCCAGATCCGTCGTCCGTTCATTCAGAACCGTCCCACAGTGCCCATTTCCCTTTCCATCGAAACCCTTCCTGCAGGCTACTTCTCAAAATCAGCTTCCTTCTCCAAAATCCATAGACCCTCTCTAAATTTCGAGAGCACTGAAAACGACTGTGGCCCTCCAAAATCTGCCGGAGCTAATTCTACTGATTGTGTATCGCAAGGAAACAAACCCAACTCATTTAAGAAGCATCCTAATTTGATAGGAACTAATGCGCCTTTGCCCCCTGCAAAATTGCGCAAGTGCAGTGCCAGTGAAGGTAATTTTGTTAAGCTAAATATGAATCGAAGTAAACGCAAGTTCATGAACAAAAAAGCCACAAGGAAAACTGGGTATGGATCAAGCGGCTTCAAATCTTATAGAAGAAGCAAACGAAAACAGAAAGCACAAAGCGATGCCGATCAAGAGGATGGTTTAATATGTGAAATTACGGAGAAGAAGCCGAAGCGGGCTAAGGGAAGCGAGTTAAttgaggaggcagttttggcagCTCAAAATAACGCGTCAGATGAAAATTTGGTGAGGCTGTTGAATGTGATGTATGGATTTGATTCATTTAGAGATGGGCAACTGGAAGCAATTAAGATGGTGCTGGATGGGAAGTCGACCATGCTCGTTTTGCCTACTGGTGCTGGTAAATCGCTGTGTTATCAGATACCCGCGATGCTTTTGCAAGGAATTACACTGGTCGTGAGTCCATTAGTGGCGTTGATGATTGATCAGTTGAAACAGCTGCCTCCAGAGCTTCAGGGTGGCCTTCTGAGTAGCAGTCAG GTGCTTTTTATTTCCCCAGAGAGGTTTTTAAACGCGGAATTCTTGTCAAATTTTTCTTCGATTTCTATATCACTACTTGTGGTAGATGAAGCTCACTGTATTTCTGAATG GTCACATAATTTCAGGCCCTCGTTCATGAGGCTTAGGGCACCTCTACTTCGTGCTAGACTCAATGTTCAATGCTTTCTGGCAATGACTGCAACAGCCACTAGTACAACTTTGAATGCTGTAATGTCCGCATTAGAGATTTCTTCTGCTAATCTTATTCAAAAACCCCACTTGAGAGACAATCTACAACTGTCAGTGTCATTGAGTGGAAATAG AATGAAAGATTTGCTGAGATTGATCAAATCTTCTCCCTTTATGGAAGTCCAAAGCATCATCATATACTGCAAATTCCAG TCTGAAACTGATATAGTAAGCAGATACTTGTGTGATAACAATATCTCTTCAAAG AGCTACCACAGTGCTATCTCTTCTAAGGATCGCAGCCGTATACAAGAGTTATTCTGTTCTAACAAAATTAGAGTG GTTGTTGCAACTGTGGCATTTGGAATGGGGCTTGACAAGAGTGACGTTGGAGCT GTAATTCATTATAGTCTGCCAGAAAGCTTGGAAGAGTACGTTCAG GAGATTGGACGTGCTGGACGGGATGGAAGGCTGTCCTACTGCCATCTCTTTTTTGATGATACCACTTACTACAAGCTTCGAAGTCTTTCACACAG TGAAGGGGTAGATGAATATGCTGTAAGCAAGTTCCTCTGTCAAGTCTTTACCAATGGCAAGCATGGGAAAATTTGTTCACTAATCAAAGAATCTGCTTCCCGTGAATTTGATATGAAAGAAGAG GTCATGCTCACACTTCTAACACAGTTGGAGTTGGGTGAAGTGCAATACTTGCATCTGCTTCCAGAGCTGAATGTAACTTGCTCCTTGAATTTCTATAAG ACTACTCCAGTGCTGCTGGCAGACAAGGATATTGTAGTTTCAGCAATCCTTAAAAA GTCTGAAACAAGACAAGGGCAATACGTGTTTGATCTGCCTACTGTTTCCAACAGCATTGGGTTTACAACTATTGATCTATTAAATCATATACAGAATCTAAAG TTGAAGGGAGAAATAACATATGAGGTTAACAATCCAGCCTATTGTTATTCAATAGTGAAGGTACCCGAGGATTTTTGCTCTCTCTCGGCTCACCTTACAAGATGGTTATCAGAAGTTGAACGTTTAAAG GTGCAAAAATTGGATGCAATGTTTAATGCTGCAGTCTTTGCTGTGAATGATTGTAAAAAGATGCAAGGCTGCAGTGACTCCCAGCACACACATTGCTTGCAAAGAAAGATTTTGGATTACTTTAGGGAAGATGGCCAATGTGACATCTCAAATCCAATGCATAAAAGCAG CCCATTTTTGCGAGCAGATATAAAG GTTTTTTTGCAGAGTAACTCACAGGCCAAATTTACCCCCCGCGCCATTGCTAGAATAATGCATGGCATTCCCAGCCCAGCCTACCCATCTACAACTTGGTCTAAGACTCATTTCTG GGGAAGGTATACGCAGATAGACTTCCAAGTGGTTATGGAAGCTGCAAAGGCAGAATTGATGAATTTTGTGGGGAAAAATGCGTTATAG